One Numenius arquata chromosome 13, bNumArq3.hap1.1, whole genome shotgun sequence genomic region harbors:
- the PDCD2L gene encoding programmed cell death protein 2-like isoform X3 → MMAAGPPVLLGLRDAAMWGPCRGAGQAPAWATSKLGGSPKQDPTFAAKDWCEEADDWGVCDGAESPACASLQLLGLSEAVSSSFSGDVECTSQFQQLRLSEATDGTGSLNTHPLLSEGTGMATSGSDPVFQPFYISVVDEEDYAGHPDTEHADELLREYQQREGVDLEQLMSESFAGECGHEKYEKSEVKSGDHTFHKFMKRISVCPEQILRYSWGGQPLFITSPPADIDKGVPACAHCGSSRIFEFQLMPALVSLLRSDSDLSVEFGTAVVYTCERSCWPANHQTPLEEFVFVQEDPDQRLFK, encoded by the exons ATGATGGCGGCCGGGCCGcccgtgctgctggggctgcgcGATGCCGCCATGTGGGGGCCGTGCCGGGGGGCCGGGCAGGCCCCCGCCTGGGCCACCAGCAAGCTGGGGGGCTCCCCG AAACAAGACCCGACCTTTGCTGCGAAGGACTGGTGTGAGGAAGCGGATGACTGGGGAGTCTGTGATGGAGCAGAATCTCCTGCCTGTGCCTCCCTTCAGCTGCTCGGCCTCAGTGAAGCAGTGAGCAGCTCCTTCTCCGGAGACGTGGAGTGCACGTCCCAGTTCCAGCAGCTTCGCTTGTCCGAGGCCACGGACGGGACAGGTTCCCTGAATACGCATCCTCTCCTCAGCGAGGGAACGGGAATGGCCACGTCTGGTTCAGATCCCGTGTTTCAGCCCTTCTACATTAGCGTTGTGGATGAGGAAGACTACGCTGGTCACCCTGACACAGAGCACGCGGATGAGCTGCTGAGGGAGTATCAGCAGAGAGAGGGGGTTGATCTGGAGCAGTTGATGTCAGAAAG TTTTGCAGGTGAATGTGGTCATGAAAAATATGAGAAGAGTGAAGTCAAAAGCGGGGACCACACGTTCCATAAATTTATGAAAAGAATATCTGTGTGTCCTGAGCAGATTCTGAG aTACTCATGGGGCGGCCAGCCTTTATTCATCACCTCTCCTCCAGCCGACATCGACAAAGGCGTTCCAGCCTGTGCTCACTGTGGAAGCAGCAGAATATTTGAGTTTCAGCTCATGCCGGCGCTGGTCAGCCTGCTCCGGAGTGACTCAG acCTGTCGGTGGAGTTTGGAACTGCTGTGGTTTACACCTGTGAGAGAAGCTGCTGGCCAGCAAATCACCAAACCCCGCTTGAAGAATTTGTTTTTGTACAAGAAGACCCAGATCAgagattatttaaataa
- the LOC141471430 gene encoding fatty acyl-CoA hydrolase precursor, medium chain isoform X2, with amino-acid sequence MASGKDASLLSLILTIGAAALVATGQKAEQPEVVTKYGTVRGYQFKVDTAERSINVFLGLPFAKPPVGPLRFSEPQPPEPWKGVRDATSYPPMCLQDKVQGQFFSDIITNRKEKVLLDMSEDCLYLNVYTPVSTEKQEKLPVFVWIHGGGLVFGAASSYDGSALAAFDNVVVVTIQYRLGIVGYFSTGDKHARGNWGYLDQVAALQWIQENIIHFGGDPGSVTIAGESAGGISVSALVLSPLAKGLFHKAISESGTAIRVLFTDQPEEDARRIATAFGCEKSSSAAMVECLRGKTEEEIIQATLKMPSLFISASADGKFFPKSPRQLLSEKVINAVPYIIGVNNCEFGWVLPMAMKFPAYADGLDKDVARQILQSSLALSLKGITSEVVDRVYNEYIENAENRAQVRDGLLDAIGDPLFVVSAIEVARYHRDAGNPVYLYEFQHRPSSAAGVVPEFVKADHGDEIAFVFGKPFLAGHATEEENELSRTVMRYWTNFARNGNPNGEGLVHWPQYDLEERYLEIDLMQKAAKKLKEQKMEFWTELTKQMMNERREHTDL; translated from the exons ATGGCAAGTGGAAAGGACGCGTCGCTGCTGTCCTTGATTCTCACCATTGGGGCTGCAGCGCTTGTCGCTACTG GACAAAAAGCAGAGCAGCCAGAAGTGGTGACCAAATATGGGACAGTCCGAGGGTACCAATTCAAAGTAGACACAGCTGAGAGGAGCATAAATGTCTTTTTGGGACTTCCTTTTGCAAAGCCTCCAGTTGGGCCACTGAGGTTTTCTGAGCCCCAGCCACCTGAGCCATGGAAAGGTGTCAGAGATGCCACCTCCTACCCGCCAAT GTGTCTACAGGATAAAGTGCAAGGACAGTTTTTTTCAGACATTATtactaacagaaaagaaaaagttcttcTCGACATGTCTGAAGATTGCTTATACCTCAATGTGTACACACCCGTTTCTACAGAAAAACAGGAGAAGCTGCCT GTCtttgtatggatccatggaggTGGATTAGTTTTTGGAGCAGCTTCATCATACGACGGCTCAGCGTTAGCGGCTTTTGACAATGTGGTGGTTGTAACAATTCAGTACAGATTAGGTATTGTTGGGTATTTCAG CACCGGTGATAAGCATGCCCGAGGGAACTGGGGGTATTTGGATCAAGTAGCAGCTCTTCAGTGGATTCAGGAAAATATCATACATTTTGGAGGAGATCCAGGATCCGTCACTATCGCTGGAGAATCTGCAGGAGGAATCAGCGTTTCTGCTCTT GTCTTATCTCCCCTGGCGAAGGGCTTGTTCCATAAGGCCATTTCAGAGAGTGGAACTGCAATCAGGGTCTTGTTCACTGACCAGCCTGAGGAAGATGCACGA AGAATCGCTACTGCCTTTGGCTGCGAAAAATCCAGTTCAGCTGCAATGGTTGAATGCTTAAGAGGAAAAACGGAAGAAGAGATAATACAGGCAACACTAAAAATG ccTTCCCTGTTCATCAGTGCATCTGCAGATGGTAAATTTTTTCCAAAGAGTCCCAGGCAATTACTATCTGAAAAAGTGATCAATGCAGTCCCATATATCATAGGAGTAAATAACTGTGAATTTGGATGGGTACTTCCTATG GCAATGAAATTCCCTGCTTACGCAGATGGTCTGGATAAAGATGTTGCACGTCAAATTTTACAGAGCTCCTTAGCATTATCACTGAAG GGTATTACTTCTGAAGTTGTTGACAGAGTATACAACGAATACATAGAGAATGCAGAAAACCGTGCTCAGGTGCGGGATGGCCTTCTTGATGCAATAGGAGACCCTTTGTTTGTGGTCTCGGCCATTGAAGTGGCTCGATACCATAGAG ATGCTGGCAACCCAGTCTACCTTTATGAATTTCAGCATCGGCCAAGTTCAGCGGCTGGTGTTGTACCGGAGTTTGTAAAAGCAGATCATGGAGATGAGATTGCCTTTGTCTTTGGAAAGCCGTTCTTAGCCG GGCAtgctacagaagaggaaaatgaactTAGTAGAACCGTTATGAGATACTGGACCAACTTTGCTAGAAATGG AAATCCCAATGGAGAAGGCTTGGTCCATTGGCCTCAGTATGACCTGGAGGAAAGATACCTGGAAATAGACCTAATgcaaaaggcagcaaagaaattgaaagaacagaaaatggagtTTTGGACAGAGCTCACAAAACAAATGATGAATGAAAGGAGAGAACACACAGATTTATAA
- the PDCD2L gene encoding programmed cell death protein 2-like isoform X1 — protein MMAAGPPVLLGLRDAAMWGPCRGAGQAPAWATSKLGGSPDWAPSVRAAAPRCGACGGALAQLVQVYCPREGSPFHRLANVFACGREGCRGAPRSWKVLRSQCLPAEEKRPRDSSLKQKQDPTFAAKDWCEEADDWGVCDGAESPACASLQLLGLSEAVSSSFSGDVECTSQFQQLRLSEATDGTGSLNTHPLLSEGTGMATSGSDPVFQPFYISVVDEEDYAGHPDTEHADELLREYQQREGVDLEQLMSESFAGECGHEKYEKSEVKSGDHTFHKFMKRISVCPEQILRYSWGGQPLFITSPPADIDKGVPACAHCGSSRIFEFQLMPALVSLLRSDSDLSVEFGTAVVYTCERSCWPANHQTPLEEFVFVQEDPDQRLFK, from the exons ATGATGGCGGCCGGGCCGcccgtgctgctggggctgcgcGATGCCGCCATGTGGGGGCCGTGCCGGGGGGCCGGGCAGGCCCCCGCCTGGGCCACCAGCAAGCTGGGGGGCTCCCCG GACTGGGCCCCCTCGGTGCGGGCGGCCGCGCCGCGCTGCGGGGCCTGCGGGGGGGCGCTGGCCCAGCTGGTGCAGGTGTATTGCCCGCGGGAGGGCTCCCCCTTCCACCGCCTGGCCAACGTCTTCGCCTGCGGCCGGGAGGGCTGCCGGGGGGCGCCCCGCAG CTGGAAGGTGCTGCGCTCCCAGTGTTTGCCGGCGGAGGAAAAGAGACCCCGGGATTCCAGCCTGAAACAG AAACAAGACCCGACCTTTGCTGCGAAGGACTGGTGTGAGGAAGCGGATGACTGGGGAGTCTGTGATGGAGCAGAATCTCCTGCCTGTGCCTCCCTTCAGCTGCTCGGCCTCAGTGAAGCAGTGAGCAGCTCCTTCTCCGGAGACGTGGAGTGCACGTCCCAGTTCCAGCAGCTTCGCTTGTCCGAGGCCACGGACGGGACAGGTTCCCTGAATACGCATCCTCTCCTCAGCGAGGGAACGGGAATGGCCACGTCTGGTTCAGATCCCGTGTTTCAGCCCTTCTACATTAGCGTTGTGGATGAGGAAGACTACGCTGGTCACCCTGACACAGAGCACGCGGATGAGCTGCTGAGGGAGTATCAGCAGAGAGAGGGGGTTGATCTGGAGCAGTTGATGTCAGAAAG TTTTGCAGGTGAATGTGGTCATGAAAAATATGAGAAGAGTGAAGTCAAAAGCGGGGACCACACGTTCCATAAATTTATGAAAAGAATATCTGTGTGTCCTGAGCAGATTCTGAG aTACTCATGGGGCGGCCAGCCTTTATTCATCACCTCTCCTCCAGCCGACATCGACAAAGGCGTTCCAGCCTGTGCTCACTGTGGAAGCAGCAGAATATTTGAGTTTCAGCTCATGCCGGCGCTGGTCAGCCTGCTCCGGAGTGACTCAG acCTGTCGGTGGAGTTTGGAACTGCTGTGGTTTACACCTGTGAGAGAAGCTGCTGGCCAGCAAATCACCAAACCCCGCTTGAAGAATTTGTTTTTGTACAAGAAGACCCAGATCAgagattatttaaataa
- the UBA2 gene encoding SUMO-activating enzyme subunit 2, protein MSAPVSGPLRSELAEAVAQARLLVVGAGGIGCELLKDLVLTGFSNIDVIDLDTIDVSNLNRQFLFQKKHVGRSKSQVAKESVLQFYPEANIIAYHDSIMNPDYNVEFFRRFTLVMNALDNRAARNHVNRMCLAADVPLIESGTAGYLGQVTVIKKGVTECYECHPKPTQKTFPGCTIRNTPSEPIHCIVWAKYLFNQLFGEEDADQEVSPDRADPEAAWEPAEAEARARASNEDGEIKRVSTKEWAKSTGYDPVKLFTKLFKDDIRYLLTMDKLWRKRKPPVPLDWAEVQNQEKNVSDQQNESSAVLKDQQVLDVKSYAHLFSKSVETLRLHLAEKGDGAELIWDKDDPSAMDFVTSAANLRMHVFSMNMKSRFDIKSMAGNIIPAIATTNAVIAGLIVLEGLKILSGKIDQCRTIFLNKQPNPRKKLLVPCALDPPNPNCYVCASKPEVTVKLNVHKVTVLTLQDKIVKEKFAMVAPDVQIDDGKGTILISSEEGETEANNHRKLSDFGIRNGTRLQADDFLQDYTLLINVLHSEDLEKDVEFEVVGDTPEKVGPKPSEPTSKNITNGSDDGAQPSTSTAPDQDDLLIIDSEDEGTSSNAADDMENKGRKRKLEDKECVGTKRARTEQTEEQDEIIALD, encoded by the exons ATGTCGGCGCCGGTGTCGGGCCCCTTGCGCAGCGAGCTGGCGGAGGCCGTGGCCCAGGCCCGCCTCTTGGTGGTGGGAGCCGGCGGCATCGGCTGCGAGCTCCTCAAGGACCTGGTGCTCACCGGCTTCAGCAACATCGACGTG ATTGATTTGGATACTATTGATGTCAGCAATCTCAACAGGCagtttttgtttcaaaagaaacATGTTGGAAGATCAAAATCACAG gtTGCCAAGGAAAGCGTGTTACAGTTTTATCCAGAAGCTAATATTATAGCTTACCATGATAGCATCATgaa cccTGACTATAACGTAGAGTTCTTCCGCCGGTTTACGTTGGTTATGAATGCTCTGGATAACAGAG CTGCCCGTAACCATGTGAACAGGATGTGTCTGGCTGCTGATGTTCCTCTTATAGAGAGTGGAACTGCAGGCTACCTTGGACAAGTAACAGTTATTAAAAAG GGAGTGACAGAATGTTATGAATGTCATCCTAAACCAACTCAGAAGACTTTTCCAGGCTGCACAATCCGAAATACGCCATCGGAGCCGATCCATTGCATTGTGTGGGCTAAGTATTTGTTCAa CCAGTTGTTTGGAGAAGAAGATGCTGATCAAGAAGTCTCTCCTGACAGAGCTGATCCTGAAGCTGCCT GGGAGCCGGCAGAAGCAGAAGCCAGAGCACGAGCGTCCAATGAAGATGGGGAGATTAAACGTGTTTCAACTAAGGAGTGGGCTAAATCAACTGGATATGATCCAGTTAAACTTTTTACTAAG CTTTTCAAGGATGACATTAGATATCTGCTGACAATGGATAagctgtggaggaaaagaaagcctcCAGTGCCCCTGGACTGGGCTGAAGTACAGAATCAAG agaAAAACGTATCTGACCAACAAAATGAATCTTCTGCAGTCTTGAAGGATCAACAGGTTCTGGATGTCAAGAGCTACGCACACTTATTCTCAAAGAGTGTTGAAACCCTGAGACTTCACCTGGCTGAGAAGGGTGACGGAGCAGAGCTTATATGGGATAAG GATGACCCTTCTGCAATGGATTTTGTCACTTCTGCTGCCAACCTCAGGATGCATGTTTTCAGTATGAATATGAAGAGCAGATTTGATATCAAGT CAATGGCAGGAAATATTATCCCAGCTATAGCTACTACTAATGCAGTAATAGCTGGTCTGATAGTGCTGGAGGGGCTGAAGATTTTATCGGGAAAAATAGATCAGTGTAGAACG ATTTTTCTGAACAAGCAGCCAAATCCCAGAAAGAAGCTATTGGTTCCCTGTGCTTTGGATCCACCGAATCCTAACTGTTACGTATGTGCAAGCAAGCCAGAAGTGACTGTGAAACTCAATGTACACAAAGTTACTGTGTTAACACTCCAGGATAAG ATAGTGAAAGAAAAATTTGCTATGGTAGCACCAGATGTACAAATAGACGATGGAAAAGGAACGATTCTCATCTCTTCAGAAGAAGGAGAAACAGAAG CAAATAACCACAGGAAATTATCAGACTTCGGAATTCGAAACGGCACTCGACTACAAGCGGATGACTTCCTCCAAGACTATACGCTGTTAATCAATGTGCTGCATAG CGAAGACCTAGAAAAAGATGTAGAATTTGAAGTTGTTGGTGATACCCCTGAAAAAGTTGGCCCCAAACCATCAGAACCAACATCCAAGAACATTACCAATGGTAGCGACGATGGAGCGCAACCCTCGACATCAACAG CTCCGGATCAAGACGATCTATTGATCATTGATTCTGAAGACGAAGGTACTTCAAGCAACGCCGCCGACGATATGGAAAACAAAGGCCGCAAGAGAAAACTAGAAGATAAAGAGTGCGTTGGTACAAAGAGAGCGCGTACTGAGCAGACGGAAGAGCAAGATGAAATTATAGCATTAGACTGA
- the PDCD2L gene encoding programmed cell death protein 2-like isoform X2, protein MPPCGGRAGGPGRPPPGPPASWGAPRWKVLRSQCLPAEEKRPRDSSLKQKQDPTFAAKDWCEEADDWGVCDGAESPACASLQLLGLSEAVSSSFSGDVECTSQFQQLRLSEATDGTGSLNTHPLLSEGTGMATSGSDPVFQPFYISVVDEEDYAGHPDTEHADELLREYQQREGVDLEQLMSESFAGECGHEKYEKSEVKSGDHTFHKFMKRISVCPEQILRYSWGGQPLFITSPPADIDKGVPACAHCGSSRIFEFQLMPALVSLLRSDSDLSVEFGTAVVYTCERSCWPANHQTPLEEFVFVQEDPDQRLFK, encoded by the exons ATGCCGCCATGTGGGGGCCGTGCCGGGGGGCCGGGCAGGCCCCCGCCTGGGCCACCAGCAAGCTGGGGGGCTCCCCG CTGGAAGGTGCTGCGCTCCCAGTGTTTGCCGGCGGAGGAAAAGAGACCCCGGGATTCCAGCCTGAAACAG AAACAAGACCCGACCTTTGCTGCGAAGGACTGGTGTGAGGAAGCGGATGACTGGGGAGTCTGTGATGGAGCAGAATCTCCTGCCTGTGCCTCCCTTCAGCTGCTCGGCCTCAGTGAAGCAGTGAGCAGCTCCTTCTCCGGAGACGTGGAGTGCACGTCCCAGTTCCAGCAGCTTCGCTTGTCCGAGGCCACGGACGGGACAGGTTCCCTGAATACGCATCCTCTCCTCAGCGAGGGAACGGGAATGGCCACGTCTGGTTCAGATCCCGTGTTTCAGCCCTTCTACATTAGCGTTGTGGATGAGGAAGACTACGCTGGTCACCCTGACACAGAGCACGCGGATGAGCTGCTGAGGGAGTATCAGCAGAGAGAGGGGGTTGATCTGGAGCAGTTGATGTCAGAAAG TTTTGCAGGTGAATGTGGTCATGAAAAATATGAGAAGAGTGAAGTCAAAAGCGGGGACCACACGTTCCATAAATTTATGAAAAGAATATCTGTGTGTCCTGAGCAGATTCTGAG aTACTCATGGGGCGGCCAGCCTTTATTCATCACCTCTCCTCCAGCCGACATCGACAAAGGCGTTCCAGCCTGTGCTCACTGTGGAAGCAGCAGAATATTTGAGTTTCAGCTCATGCCGGCGCTGGTCAGCCTGCTCCGGAGTGACTCAG acCTGTCGGTGGAGTTTGGAACTGCTGTGGTTTACACCTGTGAGAGAAGCTGCTGGCCAGCAAATCACCAAACCCCGCTTGAAGAATTTGTTTTTGTACAAGAAGACCCAGATCAgagattatttaaataa
- the LOC141471430 gene encoding fatty acyl-CoA hydrolase precursor, medium chain isoform X1 has product MASGKDASLLSLILTIGAAALVATGQKAEQPEVVTKYGTVRGYQFKVDTAERSINVFLGLPFAKPPVGPLRFSEPQPPEPWKGVRDATSYPPMCLQDKVQGQFFSDIITNRKEKVLLDMSEDCLYLNVYTPVSTEKQEKLPVFVWIHGGGLVFGAASSYDGSALAAFDNVVVVTIQYRLGIVGYFSTGDKHARGNWGYLDQVAALQWIQENIIHFGGDPGSVTIAGESAGGISVSALVLSPLAKGLFHKAISESGTAIRVLFTDQPEEDARRIATAFGCEKSSSAAMVECLRGKTEEEIIQATLKMDLTTLQLCYSSPENCEQPSLFISASADGKFFPKSPRQLLSEKVINAVPYIIGVNNCEFGWVLPMAMKFPAYADGLDKDVARQILQSSLALSLKGITSEVVDRVYNEYIENAENRAQVRDGLLDAIGDPLFVVSAIEVARYHRDAGNPVYLYEFQHRPSSAAGVVPEFVKADHGDEIAFVFGKPFLAGHATEEENELSRTVMRYWTNFARNGNPNGEGLVHWPQYDLEERYLEIDLMQKAAKKLKEQKMEFWTELTKQMMNERREHTDL; this is encoded by the exons ATGGCAAGTGGAAAGGACGCGTCGCTGCTGTCCTTGATTCTCACCATTGGGGCTGCAGCGCTTGTCGCTACTG GACAAAAAGCAGAGCAGCCAGAAGTGGTGACCAAATATGGGACAGTCCGAGGGTACCAATTCAAAGTAGACACAGCTGAGAGGAGCATAAATGTCTTTTTGGGACTTCCTTTTGCAAAGCCTCCAGTTGGGCCACTGAGGTTTTCTGAGCCCCAGCCACCTGAGCCATGGAAAGGTGTCAGAGATGCCACCTCCTACCCGCCAAT GTGTCTACAGGATAAAGTGCAAGGACAGTTTTTTTCAGACATTATtactaacagaaaagaaaaagttcttcTCGACATGTCTGAAGATTGCTTATACCTCAATGTGTACACACCCGTTTCTACAGAAAAACAGGAGAAGCTGCCT GTCtttgtatggatccatggaggTGGATTAGTTTTTGGAGCAGCTTCATCATACGACGGCTCAGCGTTAGCGGCTTTTGACAATGTGGTGGTTGTAACAATTCAGTACAGATTAGGTATTGTTGGGTATTTCAG CACCGGTGATAAGCATGCCCGAGGGAACTGGGGGTATTTGGATCAAGTAGCAGCTCTTCAGTGGATTCAGGAAAATATCATACATTTTGGAGGAGATCCAGGATCCGTCACTATCGCTGGAGAATCTGCAGGAGGAATCAGCGTTTCTGCTCTT GTCTTATCTCCCCTGGCGAAGGGCTTGTTCCATAAGGCCATTTCAGAGAGTGGAACTGCAATCAGGGTCTTGTTCACTGACCAGCCTGAGGAAGATGCACGA AGAATCGCTACTGCCTTTGGCTGCGAAAAATCCAGTTCAGCTGCAATGGTTGAATGCTTAAGAGGAAAAACGGAAGAAGAGATAATACAGGCAACACTAAAAATG gaTTTGACCACACTGCAGCTATGCTATAGCTCACCTGAAAACTGTGAACAG ccTTCCCTGTTCATCAGTGCATCTGCAGATGGTAAATTTTTTCCAAAGAGTCCCAGGCAATTACTATCTGAAAAAGTGATCAATGCAGTCCCATATATCATAGGAGTAAATAACTGTGAATTTGGATGGGTACTTCCTATG GCAATGAAATTCCCTGCTTACGCAGATGGTCTGGATAAAGATGTTGCACGTCAAATTTTACAGAGCTCCTTAGCATTATCACTGAAG GGTATTACTTCTGAAGTTGTTGACAGAGTATACAACGAATACATAGAGAATGCAGAAAACCGTGCTCAGGTGCGGGATGGCCTTCTTGATGCAATAGGAGACCCTTTGTTTGTGGTCTCGGCCATTGAAGTGGCTCGATACCATAGAG ATGCTGGCAACCCAGTCTACCTTTATGAATTTCAGCATCGGCCAAGTTCAGCGGCTGGTGTTGTACCGGAGTTTGTAAAAGCAGATCATGGAGATGAGATTGCCTTTGTCTTTGGAAAGCCGTTCTTAGCCG GGCAtgctacagaagaggaaaatgaactTAGTAGAACCGTTATGAGATACTGGACCAACTTTGCTAGAAATGG AAATCCCAATGGAGAAGGCTTGGTCCATTGGCCTCAGTATGACCTGGAGGAAAGATACCTGGAAATAGACCTAATgcaaaaggcagcaaagaaattgaaagaacagaaaatggagtTTTGGACAGAGCTCACAAAACAAATGATGAATGAAAGGAGAGAACACACAGATTTATAA